TAAAGGATCCACCAGTGGGTGAACAGGTCCTGCTGAACCTTTGAaagaaggacagaaagaaagaaatcaactCCTTTGGGAAGCACCATTCAACTCTTCGGAGAGCAAAAGCCCTGTTAAGACTTAAGCTGGATCAGCATCTGGCCTAACCAGCATGTAATTAGCAGAAACTTAGGTCCATCCAAATTGCAATCCACTTCTCTATCTTCAAGTGATATCTGCTTATCAAACAGTCTTGTTAAAGCAACAACCCAGGGCTTTCAATTTCTACAAGAAATTAACTAAccagttggggaaaaaaaaaccctcaacttTCCCTCTACACATAAAATTGAAGATCACTAGTGACATTTAGTACAAAAGCACTTGACCATCCTCTGCCTTTACCAAGACCACTTGCTGGGCCAAAAGCTGGCAAAGacctttgtttgtttgcaaagAGTGATGTTGTCACCATACCTGTGTGGCATCCAAGATTAAAGCCAAATTACTTTTCCAATACAGGTAAGAGAGACTTGACACTGAATTGCCTTGGCTTTGTCTGCAGCAGTCTCTGACTTGACTGAAAGTGAGAATGTACTCACCATGTTTTTGGTCAGAACAAGTAACTGGGGAGTACCCAGACTTACCTGACAACAGAATCCCTGCATAGAAATGATCTATGACAAatttcctctgctctcagggGGGTGTGCAAGTTTGCCTCAAACTGAACCAGTCTACAATTTGTGCAGCCTCAACCCAAGCCCACAGCTGTCAGCTAAAGCTGGTATTTAGTGCTATCATCTCCCACCTGGACTATCTCAACACGACCCTGCTGATTTCCTTGCTATACAATTTGGCTTCTGCAACAGCAAATTCCTTCCACATTCCAAAAAGCAGACATCCCTTCTAGGTTTGATGCACACTGTTCCAAGGCCAAGTGGGGTACATTTGCTTGCACAAACACTGCACTTGTAGCCAAATGCACTAGAAGCTGCACTTTAAGTActtaagacttttttctttcccacttaGCAGCTACTGCACCTGGTGCCTTGCTTGCCATGTTCTCTCCAGTCTGCCACCAGAAAATTCTGCTTAATGGCTCATCTTCCAGACACCAGAATTCTAGACAAGTAACCATGAGCTTGATTTAGAAATGAGCAAAGCATCAATTCACTCCTGAGACTATTAaatactttggggaaaaaaagtccaCACATACGAATACACTGTAGCTAAAAAGAAGCCAACCCATAAATTTACATGGCTCTCATGAGAACTGTGACAGAGAACTTCAGCTCAACTGAACCCAGATGGCTGGCATGTCAAATGGCTAAAGATATGAAGTCTTTATctcaatctttttttcctccagctcctATATATAGAAACACCAGCTTTAGTTCCTTTCCAGCTGTAACTCATCACATGGCAGCCATCAGCATCAGCAGTGTTACCACTTCCATGACATCTCTCCTAATGAATTCTTTTCACCCAGTGGAGACCACCTGCACCCCAGACACCACTTAAGGTGATGCTCCAGGACTCCAGTacttcaaaaaaccccacaaaaccaatAGAACAGCAAACCTTCCACAGGGACAGTGTGCAGTCCCAAAGAGGAGTGCTGGACTGTTACCATCACTTACTTTACCACTGCTACTGGTCCACCCTCCCAAAAAATCATTCCTTGCATTTCAGTTACCACAACTTCACATAGCACAGAATTCACATCACATACAAGAAAACCAGGGGTTTGCTACTTGAATTCTAGAGTCACCAACTGCCTGTTTTGGCTGAACTGCTGCTACCAGCCCAACCGGAGAGAGAGATTCCCTGGTGAACTGCCTGGCCCGTTTCCCCGAGCTCACCTTGATGTAAGGGATCCTGCTGGTGTAGGTGTAAATGTGAGTGTATGTGTGAATGTTGGTGGTGGTGAGGGGTGACGTTGAACATCTGGAGCCGTGCCAAGGGGTCGTTCGTGAGCGACGCCATCCGCTCCGCGTGGATCCTCTCTGCTGCCAGTCTGTCAGGGTAGCTCATTTCAGGCCGTAGCTGCGGGCCTGCCAGTgcaagtctctctctttcaaGGGGGTTCAAACCCGGGTGGAAGGAAGCAAACGGGTGAGGTCCTGCTGTTGGGGGAATAGTCAGTGCTCCGTGCCTGGCAAAATGCTCCATGGGGTTAGTAGCTGGGTGCAGTGCATCTAGCTCTGGGGGCTTCACCTCAAAGCCAGGTTTCATCCTCTCTCTCAACTCCCTTTCCCGGATTTCTCGCTCCCGGATTTCCCGCTCGCGCAGCTCCCGCTCCCGGATGGTGGGATCCACGTTGTAGAGGCCAGGCATGTGGTAGGCCAGAAGTGGATCAGTGGGGTTCAGGGGGACAAAGAAGGGATGATTACGGTTGGTTGGTGACATGACATGAGGACGGGCATATTCACTCAGTGTTCGTAGAGCGGGTGTGTCCGGGCCAATGTAGGGTGGTACAGCAGCGATGGTGGTTGGGGGAGGTTCAAATGAAGGTCTCATATGTGCTGGCCCACTGAGCTGAGACTCTCCAAGACGGCCTTCATGGGAGGAGCTGGATACCTTCTGCTGCACAGAAGGGGGGAAGAGAAATTTAGTTCAACACATTtggcttaaaaacaaaacaaacacaaacttcCCATCCTGTGCTACAAGCTCAAAGAGGATGCAAGTTCAGCTTGTTGAGTCTCACACCTCCTGCAGTTGTGTGCTCTGATGTGGTTTGGGGAAGAACTGGATTCAGTCTATCTTGTAGGCCAGAAGATAATACTTTGTAGTGGCAGGCTCAAAGCTACTGTGTTTTACCGTTAGTAAAGAACTGACTAGTTGGTACATGTCACAGCTCTGGGCAACAGCTGGTTGGTTCATGGCACCACACACTACCAGTCCTGTTTGCAGTgtgctcttcctctcctttccacaCTCACTTGTATCCTAAAACTCACTAAACCCAAGGAAACTCATCTTCACTTTGTGCAATGCAACATATTCCTTTCACATCAGGACTTTGCATCCTCATGGAGTTTGGGTCTCCCCATAAAAAAAAGGTTCCATGCCTTTAATTAAGCTTACTTCAAGTTCAAGAAGCTTGCAGATCCCCTTTTTCCAGCAGACAGCACTCTTGTGCCTGCATGAGGTGTAGAAGGTACACAAAGGCACTCCCTGTACCTGCACTGAGTGCTTTTCTACTGCATGTAAATACTTGGCTGAGTCACCCCCAGGTGCAATGCCTTCCTGTACCTCAGGAACAGACCAGGAGCAGAAACTATTTCCTTTAAAGCAAAGCAAGTCCCAGGCAGGCCAGGAGGTGCTCACAGCTGGCTGCCTTTCACTATGCCAGGCTCCCATCCTGACAAACACCTGATTGCACGTGCATTGAAGTGCTCTGGGGGGTTGGCACTCTGCAGTCATCATCCAGGTCAGATCCTACCACCCCAACTCCCTTAACCAGCCCTCAGCTACAACCAAACCTACCGcagctctttctgcttctctttcacgCTCACgctccctctctctttccttctccttttccttttctctttccctctcctctctggctttctgctctgcttctcttttggCCTTTTCAAtggcctcttctctcttcttggCCAGTTTTGATCCTGCCAGAGGCATGAAGTACAAGTCTGCTCTTGAGCATGAATTGTAGCCACGATCCAGGTGCTTATAGaacctgaaagaaaaaccaGAAAGAGATTAGCCCAGGAAAGATGCAAGAGTCTGGGATTTAAGAactgtaagtaaaaaaaaccaaaacccaaaacactacAATAACACTACCAGCTTCCCTGAAAGccataagaaaattaattgtacTGTATTACTTTACAGATGAGTATAAAACCCCTCTCACAAACTGTGATGCCCCCTCTGAATATGCTGGTTGAAACAGCACACTTCCAGAAAAACAGACCAAAATGATACTagaaagacaggctgagaagaTGAACATCCACTCAGCTCCCACAGGAGCTCCCTTGTCAGCTTTTGGGAAAGCCCTGCTACACAGAAAACCAGAGCACATGAAGGAAGCACTGCTGGTGACCTCCATACCTGGCAGATTGACTAGCATGACTTGGTGTATCCACCACAGTAGGTTCTGGCGATGGACTTCTGGGTGGAGGGGGAGGGCTTTCTGGTTCCTCAGCTTCATCTGGGACTTCTTCTTTGATTTGAATAGGTGGCAGCGTGCAGGCTGTCACCACTGGCACATTCCCACTAGAAGGTGCTGACGTGGAGATGGAAGTCTGAAGTGGGATGCCAGGCACAGTGGGCGGCGTGGAAGTggaggggcaggaaggagggGTGATGGAAGGTGGGCCTCCTGGGACAAACGGATGCTGCGAAAAGGGGGGCTGGGAGGATACCTGATGGAGTCCGGATGGGGGGTGGTTAGCAGGGGGGGGAAGGCTCTGACTCTGTGTCAGTACTGGAGGCTGGGCTTGTGAAGACTGCAGTGGTTGGCTTTGAGGCatgagctgcagaggaggagggtgtGCGGATGGAGGGTGATGAGTTGAGAGGGAGCTCAGAGGCTTTAAAGCAGGTGGTGGAGGCAAGTTGGAGTTCATTGAGAACGGGGAAGGGCCGGAGAGATGAGGAGGATGCTTGTGGGATGGAGCAGTGGGGAGCTGAGGGATCGGGGTAGTAGGGGGAGGTTTGATATGAGGCATTGCCatgggggcagggggcaggggctgctcccgTGGAGGCTGGGCCTGCTGCAGCGAGGTGGAGGTGGGCAGGACAGGCTGCGTTCCCTGaacctgcagagcagagtgagAATGAGAGGGTGCCTGTGTCTGAAGGGGAACCTGAGACTGAGATGACTGAGTGGGGAGGGAAAACGGCTGGGAAGGTACAGGATGAGGCAGGAGGGGCTGAGCCTGCAGGCTGTGAGGGGCAGGCTGGGCCTGGCTGTGGAGgggaggctgggagaggggctgggaggaggccGGGGAGGGCTGGCTCTGCGGCACGttcaggggctgcaggggcggGTGGGGCGATGGCAGCCTCTGCAGGTGCAAAGCAGGGGCCTGCTGGATGTGGGAATGAGGAGGGGGTGGTGCGGGGGCCTGGGGCTGGCTGGAAGGTTGGGATGCTGATGGTGAGACCTGTGGTGGTGCTGAAGGAGCACTGGACACTGCTGGCAGCGATGCTGGTAACTGGGCTGACACCGGCGGTGTGGGAGGAGCAGCCTGGCCAGAGCctccctgtggctgcaggacttggggctgtgcctgcagcactTGCTGTTGAGCAGAGGAATCTGAGTCACTCTCATTGTCCTGAGGGCTAGGGATGCTGGGTGAGGTGCTCCGGTTATCCTGGTCAATGTCCTTAGGATCACTGCTCCCTTCATCATTGACACTGCGGCTGTCGGAGCTCTCACCCTCGCCCTCGCCCTCTGAGGGAGAGTTAGGCCTGCTGATctcctgcagggagagagggaagaataACCATCCTGCACGAGAAAACTGCACAAAGAACATTACCAACGTGCCACAGGATGCAACCTGTCACACGTGGTGTGAAACACAAGTGCAAGAACCACTCCTTGAACCTCAAAGGACTTAAAACAGCAGAGGGAACACAAATATCCAAAGTGCAGGCACGAagatgatggagccaggcttgTTTCAGGAGAGACCAAtggcaatggacacaaactgaaatgcaggaggTTCTGCCTAAACACAACACTTTTTCATTATGAGGGTGAccaagcagtggaacaggctgcccagacaggcTGTGGACTCTCCATCTTTGGAGATATTCTAAAACCACCTGGGTATGTCCCGGGCAGCCAGCTTTAGATTGCCTTGCTTGAGCAGAGGGGATGGACTAGGtgacccccaggtctcttccaacctccacccttctgtgattctgtactgTGAAAAGTTCAGTGCCAACATTTCCAAATCATGTACAGAGAATCAAGCTGGTCAGCTACACTGAGCTGAAAAGACATCCTGAAAGCATTTCAATTGAGC
The nucleotide sequence above comes from Apus apus isolate bApuApu2 chromosome 20, bApuApu2.pri.cur, whole genome shotgun sequence. Encoded proteins:
- the RERE gene encoding arginine-glutamic acid dipeptide repeats protein isoform X1 yields the protein MTADKEKDKEKDRDRDRDKERDKRDKVRESENSRPRRSCTLEGGAKNYAESDHSEDEDNDNNSATTEESTKKSKKKPPKKKSRYERTDNGEITSFITEDDVVYRPGDCVYIESRRPNTPYFICSIQDFKLSKRDHLLMNVKWYYRQSEVPDSVYQHLVQDRHNENDSGRELVITDPVIKNRELFISDYVDTYHAAALRGKCNISHFSDIFAAREFKARVDSFFYILGYNPETRRLNSTQGEIRVGPSHQAKLPDLQPFPSPDGDTVTQHEELVWMPGVNDCDLLMYLRAARSMAAFAGMCDGGSTEDGCVAASRDDTTLNALNTLHESNYDAGKALQRLVKKPVPKLIEKCWTEDEVKRFIKGLRQYGKNFFRIRKELLPNKETGELITFYYYWKKTPEAASSRAHRRHRRQAVFRRIKTRTASTPVNTPSRPPSSEFLDLSSASEDDFDSEDSEQELKGYACRHCFTTTSKDWHHGGRENILLCTDCRIHFKKYGELPPIEKPVDPPPFMFKPVKEEDDGLSGKHSMRTRRSRGSMSTLRSGRKKQPASPDGRASPINEDIRSSGRNSPSAASTSSNDSKAESVKKSTKKIKEEVSSPLKNSKRQREKAASDTEEPDRSNAKKSKTQEISRPNSPSEGEGEGESSDSRSVNDEGSSDPKDIDQDNRSTSPSIPSPQDNESDSDSSAQQQVLQAQPQVLQPQGGSGQAAPPTPPVSAQLPASLPAVSSAPSAPPQVSPSASQPSSQPQAPAPPPPHSHIQQAPALHLQRLPSPHPPLQPLNVPQSQPSPASSQPLSQPPLHSQAQPAPHSLQAQPLLPHPVPSQPFSLPTQSSQSQVPLQTQAPSHSHSALQVQGTQPVLPTSTSLQQAQPPREQPLPPAPMAMPHIKPPPTTPIPQLPTAPSHKHPPHLSGPSPFSMNSNLPPPPALKPLSSLSTHHPPSAHPPPLQLMPQSQPLQSSQAQPPVLTQSQSLPPPANHPPSGLHQVSSQPPFSQHPFVPGGPPSITPPSCPSTSTPPTVPGIPLQTSISTSAPSSGNVPVVTACTLPPIQIKEEVPDEAEEPESPPPPPRSPSPEPTVVDTPSHASQSARFYKHLDRGYNSCSRADLYFMPLAGSKLAKKREEAIEKAKREAEQKAREEREREKEKEKEREREREREREAERAAQKVSSSSHEGRLGESQLSGPAHMRPSFEPPPTTIAAVPPYIGPDTPALRTLSEYARPHVMSPTNRNHPFFVPLNPTDPLLAYHMPGLYNVDPTIRERELREREIREREIRERELRERMKPGFEVKPPELDALHPATNPMEHFARHGALTIPPTAGPHPFASFHPGLNPLERERLALAGPQLRPEMSYPDRLAAERIHAERMASLTNDPLARLQMFNVTPHHHQHSHIHSHLHLHQQDPLHQGSAGPVHPLVDPLAAGPHLARFPYPPGTIPNPLLGQPPHEHEMLRHPVFGTPYPRDLPGAIPPPMSAAHQLQAMHAQSAELQRLAMEQQWLHGHPHMHGGHLPSQEDYYSRLKKEGDKQL
- the RERE gene encoding arginine-glutamic acid dipeptide repeats protein isoform X3, giving the protein MTADKEKDKEKDRDRDRDKERDKRDKVRESENSRPRRSCTLEGGAKNYAESDHSEDEDNDNNSATTEESTKKSKKKPPKKKSRYERTDNGEITSFITEDDVVYRPGDCVYIESRRPNTPYFICSIQDFKLSKRDHLLMNVKWYYRQSEVPDSVYQHLVQDRHNENDSGRELVITDPVIKNRELFISDYVDTYHAAALRGKCNISHFSDIFAAREFKARVDSFFYILGYNPETRRLNSTQGEIRVGPSHQAKLPDLQPFPSPDGDTVTQHEELVWMPGVNDCDLLMYLRAARSMAAFAGMCDGGSTEDGCVAASRDDTTLNALNTLHESNYDAGKALQRLVKKPVPKLIEKCWTEDEVKRFIKGLRQYGKNFFRIRKELLPNKETGELITFYYYWKKTPEAASSRAHRRHRRQAVFRRIKTRTASTPVNTPSRPPSSEFLDLSSASEDDFDSEDSEQELKGYACRHCFTTTSKDWHHGGRENILLCTDCRIHFKKYGELPPIEKPVDPPPFMFKPVKEEDDGLSGKHSMRTRRSRGSMSTLRSGRKKQPASPDGRASPINEDIRSSGRNSPSAASTSSNDSKAESVKKSTKIKEEVSSPLKNSKRQREKAASDTEEPDRSNAKKSKTQEISRPNSPSEGEGEGESSDSRSVNDEGSSDPKDIDQDNRSTSPSIPSPQDNESDSDSSAQQQVLQAQPQVLQPQGGSGQAAPPTPPVSAQLPASLPAVSSAPSAPPQVSPSASQPSSQPQAPAPPPPHSHIQQAPALHLQRLPSPHPPLQPLNVPQSQPSPASSQPLSQPPLHSQAQPAPHSLQAQPLLPHPVPSQPFSLPTQSSQSQVPLQTQAPSHSHSALQVQGTQPVLPTSTSLQQAQPPREQPLPPAPMAMPHIKPPPTTPIPQLPTAPSHKHPPHLSGPSPFSMNSNLPPPPALKPLSSLSTHHPPSAHPPPLQLMPQSQPLQSSQAQPPVLTQSQSLPPPANHPPSGLHQVSSQPPFSQHPFVPGGPPSITPPSCPSTSTPPTVPGIPLQTSISTSAPSSGNVPVVTACTLPPIQIKEEVPDEAEEPESPPPPPRSPSPEPTVVDTPSHASQSARFYKHLDRGYNSCSRADLYFMPLAGSKLAKKREEAIEKAKREAEQKAREEREREKEKEKEREREREREREAERAAQKVSSSSHEGRLGESQLSGPAHMRPSFEPPPTTIAAVPPYIGPDTPALRTLSEYARPHVMSPTNRNHPFFVPLNPTDPLLAYHMPGLYNVDPTIRERELREREIREREIRERELRERMKPGFEVKPPELDALHPATNPMEHFARHGALTIPPTAGPHPFASFHPGLNPLERERLALAGPQLRPEMSYPDRLAAERIHAERMASLTNDPLARLQMFNVTPHHHQHSHIHSHLHLHQQDPLHQGSAGPVHPLVDPLAAGPHLARFPYPPGTIPNPLLGQPPHEHEMLRHPVFGTPYPRDLPGAIPPPMSAAHQLQAMHAQSAELQRLAMEQQWLHGHPHMHGGHLPSQEDYYSRLKKEGDKQL
- the RERE gene encoding arginine-glutamic acid dipeptide repeats protein isoform X4 → MMLCTGLESKRDHLLMNVKWYYRQSEVPDSVYQHLVQDRHNENDSGRELVITDPVIKNRELFISDYVDTYHAAALRGKCNISHFSDIFAAREFKARVDSFFYILGYNPETRRLNSTQGEIRVGPSHQAKLPDLQPFPSPDGDTVTQHEELVWMPGVNDCDLLMYLRAARSMAAFAGMCDGGSTEDGCVAASRDDTTLNALNTLHESNYDAGKALQRLVKKPVPKLIEKCWTEDEVKRFIKGLRQYGKNFFRIRKELLPNKETGELITFYYYWKKTPEAASSRAHRRHRRQAVFRRIKTRTASTPVNTPSRPPSSEFLDLSSASEDDFDSEDSEQELKGYACRHCFTTTSKDWHHGGRENILLCTDCRIHFKKYGELPPIEKPVDPPPFMFKPVKEEDDGLSGKHSMRTRRSRGSMSTLRSGRKKQPASPDGRASPINEDIRSSGRNSPSAASTSSNDSKAESVKKSTKKIKEEVSSPLKNSKRQREKAASDTEEPDRSNAKKSKTQEISRPNSPSEGEGEGESSDSRSVNDEGSSDPKDIDQDNRSTSPSIPSPQDNESDSDSSAQQQVLQAQPQVLQPQGGSGQAAPPTPPVSAQLPASLPAVSSAPSAPPQVSPSASQPSSQPQAPAPPPPHSHIQQAPALHLQRLPSPHPPLQPLNVPQSQPSPASSQPLSQPPLHSQAQPAPHSLQAQPLLPHPVPSQPFSLPTQSSQSQVPLQTQAPSHSHSALQVQGTQPVLPTSTSLQQAQPPREQPLPPAPMAMPHIKPPPTTPIPQLPTAPSHKHPPHLSGPSPFSMNSNLPPPPALKPLSSLSTHHPPSAHPPPLQLMPQSQPLQSSQAQPPVLTQSQSLPPPANHPPSGLHQVSSQPPFSQHPFVPGGPPSITPPSCPSTSTPPTVPGIPLQTSISTSAPSSGNVPVVTACTLPPIQIKEEVPDEAEEPESPPPPPRSPSPEPTVVDTPSHASQSARFYKHLDRGYNSCSRADLYFMPLAGSKLAKKREEAIEKAKREAEQKAREEREREKEKEKEREREREREREAERAAQKVSSSSHEGRLGESQLSGPAHMRPSFEPPPTTIAAVPPYIGPDTPALRTLSEYARPHVMSPTNRNHPFFVPLNPTDPLLAYHMPGLYNVDPTIRERELREREIREREIRERELRERMKPGFEVKPPELDALHPATNPMEHFARHGALTIPPTAGPHPFASFHPGLNPLERERLALAGPQLRPEMSYPDRLAAERIHAERMASLTNDPLARLQMFNVTPHHHQHSHIHSHLHLHQQDPLHQGSAGPVHPLVDPLAAGPHLARFPYPPGTIPNPLLGQPPHEHEMLRHPVFGTPYPRDLPGAIPPPMSAAHQLQAMHAQSAELQRLAMEQQWLHGHPHMHGGHLPSQEDYYSRLKKEGDKQL
- the RERE gene encoding arginine-glutamic acid dipeptide repeats protein isoform X5, which produces MDDPFSPCRRLNSTQGEIRVGPSHQAKLPDLQPFPSPDGDTVTQHEELVWMPGVNDCDLLMYLRAARSMAAFAGMCDGGSTEDGCVAASRDDTTLNALNTLHESNYDAGKALQRLVKKPVPKLIEKCWTEDEVKRFIKGLRQYGKNFFRIRKELLPNKETGELITFYYYWKKTPEAASSRAHRRHRRQAVFRRIKTRTASTPVNTPSRPPSSEFLDLSSASEDDFDSEDSEQELKGYACRHCFTTTSKDWHHGGRENILLCTDCRIHFKKYGELPPIEKPVDPPPFMFKPVKEEDDGLSGKHSMRTRRSRGSMSTLRSGRKKQPASPDGRASPINEDIRSSGRNSPSAASTSSNDSKAESVKKSTKKIKEEVSSPLKNSKRQREKAASDTEEPDRSNAKKSKTQEISRPNSPSEGEGEGESSDSRSVNDEGSSDPKDIDQDNRSTSPSIPSPQDNESDSDSSAQQQVLQAQPQVLQPQGGSGQAAPPTPPVSAQLPASLPAVSSAPSAPPQVSPSASQPSSQPQAPAPPPPHSHIQQAPALHLQRLPSPHPPLQPLNVPQSQPSPASSQPLSQPPLHSQAQPAPHSLQAQPLLPHPVPSQPFSLPTQSSQSQVPLQTQAPSHSHSALQVQGTQPVLPTSTSLQQAQPPREQPLPPAPMAMPHIKPPPTTPIPQLPTAPSHKHPPHLSGPSPFSMNSNLPPPPALKPLSSLSTHHPPSAHPPPLQLMPQSQPLQSSQAQPPVLTQSQSLPPPANHPPSGLHQVSSQPPFSQHPFVPGGPPSITPPSCPSTSTPPTVPGIPLQTSISTSAPSSGNVPVVTACTLPPIQIKEEVPDEAEEPESPPPPPRSPSPEPTVVDTPSHASQSARFYKHLDRGYNSCSRADLYFMPLAGSKLAKKREEAIEKAKREAEQKAREEREREKEKEKEREREREREREAERAAQKVSSSSHEGRLGESQLSGPAHMRPSFEPPPTTIAAVPPYIGPDTPALRTLSEYARPHVMSPTNRNHPFFVPLNPTDPLLAYHMPGLYNVDPTIRERELREREIREREIRERELRERMKPGFEVKPPELDALHPATNPMEHFARHGALTIPPTAGPHPFASFHPGLNPLERERLALAGPQLRPEMSYPDRLAAERIHAERMASLTNDPLARLQMFNVTPHHHQHSHIHSHLHLHQQDPLHQGSAGPVHPLVDPLAAGPHLARFPYPPGTIPNPLLGQPPHEHEMLRHPVFGTPYPRDLPGAIPPPMSAAHQLQAMHAQSAELQRLAMEQQWLHGHPHMHGGHLPSQEDYYSRLKKEGDKQL
- the RERE gene encoding arginine-glutamic acid dipeptide repeats protein isoform X2, producing the protein MTADKEKDKEKDRDRDRDKERDKRDKVRESENSRPRRSCTLEGGAKNYAESDHSEDEDNDNNSATTEESTKKSKKKPPKKKSRYERTDNGEITSFITEDDVVYRPGDCVYIESRRPNTPYFICSIQDFKLSKRDHLLMNVKWYYRQSEVPDSVYQHLVQDRHNENDSGRELVITDPVIKNRELFISDYVDTYHAAALRGKCNISHFSDIFAAREFKARVDSFFYILGYNPETRRLNSTQGEIRVGPSHQAKLPDLQPFPSPDGDTVTQHEELVWMPGVNDCDLLMYLRAARSMAAFAGMCDGGSTEDGCVAASRDDTTLNALNTLHESNYDAGKALQRLVKKPVPKLIEKCWTEDEVKRFIKGLRQYGKNFFRIRKELLPNKETGELITFYYYWKKTPEAASSRAHRRHRRQAVFRRIKTRTASTPVNTPSRPPSSEFLDLSSASEDDFDSEDSEQELKGYACRHCFTTTSKDWHHGGRENILLCTDCRIHFKKYGELPPIEKPVDPPPFMFKPVKEEDDGLSGKHSMRTRRSRGSMSTLRSGRKKQPASPDGRASPINEDIRSSGRNSPSAASTSSNDSKAESVKKSTKKIKEEVSSPLKNSKRQREKAASDTEEPDRSNAKKSKTQEISRPNSPSEGEGEGESSDSRSVNDEGSSDPKDIDQDNRSTSPSIPSPQDNESDSDSSAQQQVLQAQPQVLQPQGGSGQAAPPTPPVSAQLPASLPAVSSAPSAPPQVSPSASQPSSQPQAPAPPPPHSHIQQAPALHLQRLPSPHPPLQPLNVPQSQPSPASSQPLSQPPLHSQAQPAPHSLQAQPLLPHPVPSQPFSLPTQSSQSQVPLQTQAPSHSHSALQVQGTQPVLPTSTSLQQAQPPREQPLPPAPMAMPHIKPPPTTPIPQLPTAPSHKHPPHLSGPSPFSMNSNLPPPPALKPLSSLSTHHPPSAHPPPLQLMPQSQPLQSSQAQPPVLTQSQSLPPPANHPPSGLHQVSSQPPFSQHPFVPGGPPSITPPSCPSTSTPPTVPGIPLQTSISTSAPSSGNVPVVTACTLPPIQIKEEVPDEAEEPESPPPPPRSPSPEPTVVDTPSHASQSARFYKHLDRGYNSCSRADLYFMPLAGSKLAKKREEAIEKAKREAEQKAREEREREKEKEKEREREREREREAERAAKVSSSSHEGRLGESQLSGPAHMRPSFEPPPTTIAAVPPYIGPDTPALRTLSEYARPHVMSPTNRNHPFFVPLNPTDPLLAYHMPGLYNVDPTIRERELREREIREREIRERELRERMKPGFEVKPPELDALHPATNPMEHFARHGALTIPPTAGPHPFASFHPGLNPLERERLALAGPQLRPEMSYPDRLAAERIHAERMASLTNDPLARLQMFNVTPHHHQHSHIHSHLHLHQQDPLHQGSAGPVHPLVDPLAAGPHLARFPYPPGTIPNPLLGQPPHEHEMLRHPVFGTPYPRDLPGAIPPPMSAAHQLQAMHAQSAELQRLAMEQQWLHGHPHMHGGHLPSQEDYYSRLKKEGDKQL